The proteins below are encoded in one region of Buttiauxella gaviniae:
- a CDS encoding XRE family transcriptional regulator, whose amino-acid sequence MNIGKRIREIRQRRDMTITDLAEAIGSDAGNISRLETGKQKSFTEDLLGRIAEALAINVNDLFTHNETDYTVHKTSSPVESEQKDGNVFRVEILDVSASAGEGYVSGSDVVDIIHSIVYNAEHAAALFGGRPESAVKVINVRGDSMSGTLEPGDLIFVDVAVRQFDGDGIYVFGFDDKIHVKRLQMVPDRILVLSDNTKYREWAIEKSNEHRFYIYGKVLISQTQEFRRHG is encoded by the coding sequence ATGAATATTGGAAAACGCATTCGTGAAATTCGCCAGCGGCGAGACATGACCATTACCGATCTGGCTGAAGCTATTGGGAGCGATGCTGGCAATATCTCGCGCCTGGAAACCGGTAAACAAAAGTCCTTCACTGAAGACCTGCTTGGGCGTATCGCCGAGGCGCTTGCCATCAACGTCAACGATCTGTTTACTCACAACGAAACTGACTATACTGTACATAAAACCAGTAGCCCTGTTGAAAGTGAACAGAAGGATGGAAATGTGTTTCGTGTAGAAATACTGGATGTCAGCGCCAGTGCTGGTGAGGGGTACGTAAGCGGGAGCGATGTGGTTGATATCATCCACTCTATTGTCTACAACGCCGAACACGCCGCAGCGCTATTCGGCGGCCGGCCCGAATCGGCGGTAAAAGTCATCAACGTACGCGGCGACAGTATGTCCGGCACTCTGGAGCCTGGCGATTTGATCTTTGTCGACGTGGCGGTTCGTCAGTTTGACGGCGACGGAATTTATGTTTTTGGCTTTGACGATAAAATTCACGTCAAGCGGCTGCAAATGGTGCCGGACCGCATTCTGGTTCTTTCCGACAACACTAAGTACCGCGAATGGGCGATAGAAAAAAGCAATGAGCACCGCTTTTATATCTATGGAAAAGTGCTGATAAGCCAGACGCAGGAGTTCCGTCGTCACGGTTAG